CGCGCGTGGCGGATGCGCCGGCCTCGCTCGAATGCGTGGTCACCGAGATCCGCGCGGTGAGGGGGCGCGACGGCGAAACGGGAAACTTGATGTGCTTCGGCGAGGTCGTCGGCGTGCATATCGATGATGCGATGCTGACCGACGGTCTTTTCGACCTCGCCAAGGCAAAACCGGTGACCAGGCTGGGATATCTCGACTACGGACTCGATCCGCAGATCGTCAGCATCGCGCGTCCGGTACGCGGCTGACCGCCTCTCCTTTGCTAACAGACATGGTGAAGGAAACGTAAACCATTTCCGCCTAGCGTGCTTCCAGAGCCAATTTGCGGGGGAATCGCGCGATGACGATCGTTCAGCACTTCTTGAAATGGAGTCGCGCAGCCGATGTGGCCAAGCGGGCGGCGGCCGCATCGGCGCTGGCCCGGGCCTATCTGCAGTCGCAGGTGATGGATTTCGACGAGCGTTGCGCAGCGGATGCGGCAATGACCCTGCTGCTCGACGATCCGTCTCCCAAGGTGCGGCTCGCCCTGGCGGAGGCAATGGCTTCCAGCCGCGCGGCGCCGCCGCATATCATCGCCGCTCTGGCCGGCGACCAGTACGAGATCGCCAGCCTCGTCATTGCGCGTTCGCCGGTGCTGCGCGACGGTGACCTGATTGCCCGGGTCGCGATCGCGGAGCCGCGGATCCAGGTGCTGATCGCAAGTCGGCCGGAAGTATCCAACAGCCTGGCGCTGGCGATCAGCCAGCATGGCCATCGCGATGCGATCCTGGCGCTGCTGGGAAATCACAATGCCAAGGTCTGCGCGCGTTGCCGGGAGTTGATCATTGAGCAGCATCTGACGGATGCGGATGTGCGTGGCGCTTTGCTTGCAGATCCGGACCTGTCTCCGGTCCAACGGCTGAAGGTCATGCAGGCTGCCCGGGACGCGCTGGCCGGTTCTCCTCTCGTGGCGCGTGTGCTGGGCGAAACGAGCGCCCGACGTATCAGCAATGAGGCTGCATCAAGTGCGCTGGTGCTATTCGCATCGGGGCGCACGGATGATGGCGTAACCGAGTTGATCGATGAATTGCGGGCCACCGGTGCGCTGACCACGAAGCTGCTCATACGCGCTATCTGTGCCGGAAAGGTCGACTTCGTGGCCCGTGTCATCGCGGACCTTTCGGGGCAAGCCTATACGCGGGTAACGGCAATATTCGCCAGCGAGCGTGAGAACCAGTTGCGCGCGCTCCTCGAAGCCGCGGGCCTTGCCGAAAGTGTCCACTCGCTGTTCACGCATGCAATCCGCATCTGGCGCGACGTCGCGAACGGTAGGTTGCAATCGGGAGAACAGGAAGTCACCCGGATGGTGCTCGAACGGTTCGAAACCGAGCACTTGGCGGCGAAGGACCATGCCAATGACGACGTTGTAGCGCTCCTTCGGTCGATCCATCTCGACATGATCCGCCAGAACGCGCGCAAACATGCGCTGAACCTCGCTGCCGCGTAGCGGCCCTAGATATCGAGATCCTTGGCGAAGGCCGCGTTTTCCTGGATGAAGCGGAACCTGGCGTCGGCTTTCGTGCCCATCAGGCTGTCGACGGTTTTCCGGGTCTCCGTCGCATTTTCCTCGTCGACCTCGACCCGCAGCAGCGTGCGTACCGACGGGTTCATGGTCGTTTCCTTCAGCTGCTGGGCGGACATTTCACCCAGGCCCTTGAAGCGGCTGATCTCGATCTTTCCGCGACCGGCGAACTCTGATTGGACGAGCTCGTTCTTGTGGGCATCGTCACGCGCATAAAGCGTCTTGCCACCCTGGGTTATCTTGTAGAGCGGGGGAACGGCGAGGAACAGGTGCTGGCCTCGGATCAGTTCCGGCATCTCCTGGTAGAAGAAGGTGATCAGCAGCGAGGCGATGT
This portion of the Oricola thermophila genome encodes:
- a CDS encoding DUF2336 domain-containing protein gives rise to the protein MTIVQHFLKWSRAADVAKRAAAASALARAYLQSQVMDFDERCAADAAMTLLLDDPSPKVRLALAEAMASSRAAPPHIIAALAGDQYEIASLVIARSPVLRDGDLIARVAIAEPRIQVLIASRPEVSNSLALAISQHGHRDAILALLGNHNAKVCARCRELIIEQHLTDADVRGALLADPDLSPVQRLKVMQAARDALAGSPLVARVLGETSARRISNEAASSALVLFASGRTDDGVTELIDELRATGALTTKLLIRAICAGKVDFVARVIADLSGQAYTRVTAIFASERENQLRALLEAAGLAESVHSLFTHAIRIWRDVANGRLQSGEQEVTRMVLERFETEHLAAKDHANDDVVALLRSIHLDMIRQNARKHALNLAAA